From a single bacterium genomic region:
- a CDS encoding biotin carboxylase N-terminal domain-containing protein has protein sequence MPPTARRLRKVLVANRGEIALRVMRTCRALGASVVAIYSDADQGALHVRAADEAVRVGGADPADSYLNIASIVDAARRTGAEGVHPGYGFLSENPAFAEACDQSGLVFVGPPAAALALCGDKAATRRRAAGAGVPVLSGTDPLDDEGALAAAPRLGFPIFIKAAAGGGGKGIHLVERPGDLPGALRLARGEARAAFGDDRVYLERRLARPRHVEVQIVADGSGSVVHLGERDCSIQRRHQKVIEEAPAPGLPPALSGAMRSAAIAAARAVGYHNAGTIEFLVSDEAFFFLEINARLQVEHPVTEMITGIDLVACQLEVASGGALAVRQEDVRPRGHAIECRISAEDVEHEFLPWTGRVGEVLLPGGPGIRIDAALAPGMEITRYYDPMLAKLIAVGSTRDEAIARMSAALREVVVTGVPTTIPFHRWAMAHPAFRSGAYDTRFVDTEWAGRQGPELHLAALAAAVLAFREDQRVPVLPPQAPTGWTQAARREGTS, from the coding sequence GAAGGTCCTCGTCGCAAACCGCGGTGAGATCGCGCTCCGCGTCATGCGGACCTGCCGCGCCCTGGGCGCGAGCGTAGTCGCCATCTACAGCGACGCCGACCAGGGAGCGCTGCACGTCCGCGCGGCGGATGAGGCCGTCCGGGTCGGCGGGGCGGATCCGGCCGACTCCTACTTGAACATCGCATCGATCGTCGACGCCGCCCGCCGCACCGGGGCGGAGGGGGTCCATCCCGGGTACGGCTTCCTGTCTGAGAACCCCGCGTTCGCGGAGGCGTGCGACCAGAGCGGGCTCGTGTTCGTCGGCCCTCCCGCCGCGGCGCTGGCGTTGTGCGGGGACAAGGCGGCGACCCGCCGCCGCGCCGCCGGCGCCGGGGTGCCGGTGCTGAGCGGCACGGACCCCCTCGATGATGAGGGGGCGCTCGCCGCGGCCCCGCGTCTCGGGTTCCCGATCTTCATCAAAGCCGCCGCGGGCGGCGGGGGCAAGGGCATCCACCTGGTGGAGCGGCCCGGTGATCTTCCGGGAGCGCTTCGGTTGGCGCGCGGCGAAGCCCGAGCCGCGTTTGGAGACGATCGCGTGTACCTGGAGCGCCGGCTGGCACGGCCCCGGCATGTCGAGGTGCAGATCGTGGCGGACGGATCGGGATCGGTGGTGCATCTCGGCGAGCGGGACTGTTCCATTCAGCGGCGCCATCAGAAAGTGATCGAGGAGGCGCCCGCCCCCGGCCTGCCTCCCGCGCTCTCGGGGGCGATGCGAAGCGCGGCGATCGCGGCCGCCCGCGCGGTCGGGTACCACAACGCCGGCACGATAGAGTTCCTCGTGTCGGACGAGGCGTTTTTCTTCCTCGAGATCAACGCCCGCCTCCAAGTGGAGCACCCCGTCACCGAGATGATCACTGGCATCGATCTCGTCGCGTGTCAGCTGGAGGTGGCGTCGGGAGGCGCGCTCGCGGTCCGCCAGGAGGACGTGCGGCCGCGCGGACACGCGATCGAGTGCCGGATCTCCGCCGAAGATGTTGAGCACGAGTTCCTGCCCTGGACCGGGCGGGTTGGCGAGGTCCTGCTTCCGGGCGGCCCTGGAATCCGGATCGATGCCGCACTCGCGCCCGGCATGGAGATCACGCGGTATTATGATCCCATGTTGGCGAAGCTCATCGCCGTGGGATCCACCCGCGACGAAGCGATCGCGAGGATGTCGGCCGCGCTCCGCGAGGTGGTGGTGACCGGGGTCCCTACCACGATCCCGTTCCATCGGTGGGCAATGGCCCACCCGGCGTTCCGCTCGGGCGCGTATGACACCCGATTCGTCGACACCGAGTGGGCAGGGCGCCAGGGACCCGAGCTCCACCTGGCCGCGCTGGCCGCGGCGGTGCTCGCCTTTCGCGAAGACCAGCGGGTCCCGGTATTGCCCCCCCAGGCCCCCACGGGATGGACGCAGGCGGCGAGACGGGAAGGGACATCGTGA
- a CDS encoding biotin/lipoyl-containing protein has product MTRYWVRVIGDEELEVGVDRAGGVLVVTVGGAARRVELTELVPFSYTLIVDGTCHDVTVQDRSGPWTLVLDGTSYRAEIARTPRAGRSAGRDAAPRNEAVRSPMPGVVVAVPVGEGERVEMGQAIAIMEAMKMQMEIRAPHAGTIKRIHVGPGQELAAGQLLVTLG; this is encoded by the coding sequence GTGACGCGGTACTGGGTGCGCGTTATTGGGGACGAGGAGCTCGAAGTCGGGGTGGACCGCGCCGGCGGCGTGCTCGTGGTGACGGTCGGCGGGGCGGCCCGCCGGGTCGAGCTGACCGAGTTGGTGCCTTTCTCCTACACGCTCATCGTCGACGGAACGTGTCACGACGTGACGGTCCAGGACCGCTCGGGCCCGTGGACACTCGTCCTCGATGGGACGAGTTACCGCGCGGAGATCGCCCGCACCCCACGCGCGGGGAGGAGCGCCGGGCGAGATGCGGCTCCCAGGAACGAAGCGGTGCGGTCTCCGATGCCCGGCGTGGTCGTCGCCGTGCCGGTGGGTGAGGGGGAGCGGGTGGAGATGGGACAGGCGATCGCTATAATGGAAGCGATGAAGATGCAGATGGAGATTCGGGCGCCCCACGCCGGCACCATCAAGCGGATCCACGTCGGCCCTGGACAGGAACTGGCCGCGGGTCAGCTGCTGGTGACGTTGGGATGA